The window CCCTTCTCCATGATTTGCTTTCTGTGGGCAACCCTGTGCTTAAAAATTCTTAGTATTTGACACTATAGGTTACTTTCAACTTGCAGTCAGGCACCAGCAGCCTAATTTTTATGGCTGGTACAGCTGTCTAGAAGTACAAatagttgtttgtttgttactttatCTCTTGTTTTTCTATGGCTTTTTCCTTACAATTTTCTCTATTTAATAAGTGTATATTTTACATGAGGAAATTTGTATTGCAAGgtaatggccttttaggctttTTCAGGATGAATGATTGCTCAGTTCTGAAAATATTAGTAATTCACATCCTTGTTAGTAACTCTTGGGCGTCTTGCTCTCATGCCCATACACAGTCTGCATGATATAGGCGTAAATTCATGATTGTCAGTGAGAATATACGTAAACAAATCCAATCAACTGGGCAAAGACGGAACGGGCCAGCTCaattgaaatataaatgtcaaggGTCGGCATTTAAACTTCCCTAGGACTCAGAGTTCACAATAAAGCCATATAAAAGCTTCATTCTATGTATctgtaacctctcttttcttttactgcAATTGTACAGGTTTGGTGCTTGCTTGCCGTGTCGACCCTCCTCATGGGCTTCATCGTGAGACTATTTGCCTGGGCTCAAAGGAGGCTTATGGCTGGAGACTCTGAGGAAGATCTGTCAGTCAGCGAAATCACTTTCAATATCTTCAGGTCTTGGGTCATCCAGGGATGCCTCATCGATCCCCGCAGCTGGTGTGCCAGAAGTTTATTCTACTCCTGGTTTTTCTTCAGTCTCATTGTATGGAGTGAGTTGAGTAGCCTTAGGGACTGGAGACCGATCTCTGGTCGCTTCTGCTTTTGTTGGGTGTCATGGGCATAATCTCTTTTCCTTGAAAAGCCGTTGGGTTTATTTCACTTGAGCTCTCTGGGTTGGGGGTTTGTGATTTTCCATCTGTGTTGGCATGTCAAAATTCATAGTTCACAAAAGAGACCAATAGTGATGGACTAAATCTTACTAAACAGTTACCTGTAGCAGGTCgtcatgaaaaggaaaaggaatagcTACAAATAAACAGCACTTGGGTAAGAAGCTAGAAAGGAAATCACGGAGACAGAGAGTAAAACCTCCTTGAAAGTGCCTTACCATATGTCTGCCGTAATCCTTTGAAAGGCAGTTGACTTGGATACAAAAATGATACTTGTTTGAAAAGGAAGGTAGGTGCTCGTGTCAGTCTTATGATATTTGAGAATATCACGAGAAACTAGAAGACTAAGACTTGATGTGTCTTGAAAACACAAGAAGAGTTTAGAAGGTTACAGTAGGACCAAGAGGTTAGAGACGAGAGTAATTATCACATTAGGAAACTCACTAGATCTCCTAATCTGAAGGAAGAAAGTTCGTTTGTGAACttcataaaaattcttgaaatgtCATCAAGAAGATCAGTCTAATTCATATTTAGACTTTAAGCTCCTTTACAGACTGCTGGAGATAAATAAACGTCTGAATAGGGTTAACAAGCCACTGAGGATAGGGGAAAAAAAACCCCAGTAAAATACGCGAATTCATAACTAAAAGTCATTAGCTTAAATTGATACTATCAcgataatggaaaagaaaaaaaaatgccttttccAAGGCTCTAGCAATTTTTACGGTTGGAAACTAGAAAACCTTATTATAAGGGGAGAAAGAATAAATTACTACGTATCCTCTCAGCAATGGGATTCTGGGTAAAGAGAATTTCTGGCCTTACAAGGATTACTTTAACTGGTGGGACTGATGATGAAAGTAGCCAAAACTTCGCGGGACCTCAACatatatgttacattcattttcaaataatcaAAGAGGTGAAACGGTAGGATGAATTGGTATTTTGGGTGCACACAGGATTTTTTGAGAAGACGGAATTTTCACCACATAGTTGTGGCCCCCTGCAGAGAAAGCctgtaagaggtgctaaataatgagcaggtgaacgtatactgctagtttattcagaacgcaggctgCTTGCaaagcggtgtgcggacgtcAGACAGAGGAATTACAATAgaatacaggtgacccaaggtcaattactctcggtattagttataatggataaatacaagtaacataaaaggaaagttaacaagaattgacacaacaatattctaacacatgtgcaaagaaaacaaatacaaataaattagtagtagatatgtatttacacaggaaaaatgtggctatttttgcTTGACCCAGTCTCGTAGGAgcgtcaccatagaaaacgggcggttcaccatagaaaacctgcttagcggggactttacaagccgTCCTGGGTTGATGAATCTGgattaatattttgctttcagtCACTCGCATTTGTGTAGAGACATTTACTCATTTACGGCATTAAGAAACCAGATGGTCTAACCATAATGCTCTTCTATTCTTGAAAAGGTTTGTACAGTGGAACCTTCATCTCTGTCTTGACCTTCCCCATCTATGAGAAGCCTGTTGATTCTGTACAAGACCTTCTGGATGCCATGAGACACAGAGGGACAAAGTTAATGCTAGGATGTGGTGGCCACCATGAAAACCTTTTCAACGTAAGTCAAGTTATTTTAGTTTCCACTGCGACAAGAAAATGCATTTACTTCCAAGTTGCCTTTTCTTATGAGTCATTGTCACGTAATGCTCCGAATCATACGCTTTGGGttctatcataaaaatcatatctTTTTAGCAGTGTAACACTCATTTTGTGACAGCAGTCCTGGCATAATATTCGAAGTTAAATTGCTGAATGCTATAGGTTCAAAGACTACATAACCTCCTTCAGAATCTTTAGGGGAGATAATTATTGgttttggttttgaaatattcaaataaaaacaaaatctcccTTCGTAATTGATCTGGAATCCTCGCAATAGCTCATGAACTATTCCTTAGTTCCTAAAGAACATCTGAAGAATTTCACTGGGCAACTAACTATCAGTCCCTTTTGAGTGAAAGTTCGGTTGGTCTGTAATGAGAGGACAGACAGATGTGTCATCAGTAAGAATGCCAACATTTCTAATGAGATCTGATGGGATTTGGTGTTGCCAAACAAACAGATAAACTGTGGTGTTCCTTTAATGCCATGTCTATTCCCCTCATTAACGAATCCCGGAGCAGAAGGCCGAACAGAAGACTTACCAGGACATCTGGGCACTGTTTGATAGAGGGGTCGGATGCATCAAGTCATGGGATGAAGGCCTCAAGAAGGTTTGTCAAAGCGAACGCCATTTGAGAAACATCAGTGTGGTAAAGTACTTGCCTTTGAGCAATTGCAGTTCTTTGGTGACGTAAGACGAGGATTATCATAAATGATAAGGAAGTTTgtcatatctatctgtctacacacacacacacacacacacacacacacacacacacacacacacacacatatatatatatagggtgtccataaagtctctttacaatttaaaaaatatattacaaaagtaaatgaacagacaaatatgtggaaattattgtaaaatgagGAGTTGATAATGcagttttttgcctcatttaatacacctctatatgggcaccattagttgcaagAAGCACATCAAgatggtactcgatttcttgccatgtttgcCGTAgtatagcctcatcaatggtggcaatagCATCAGTGATCTTTTCCTTGACATAAGTGATGTTCTGTATctttgggccatcccttccaatccactggtctggaaatgtttgatttaggaacgcACGAACATGCaatccccaatgtggtggtgcatcatcttgctggaaaatgatggttggttgaaggtcatctagttgtggtgccacatgttcagtcaaaaggtcaaggtaaacatctgcagtaattgatgtcttggtgaagaaaaatggaccagtgATTCGACTGCAcgtgatcccacaccacacattcatcTTTGGACTATCTTGGTGAAATTCTCTaatcacatggggatgttctgatccccagattctcacattatgtgtgttcagtttccctgaagcATGAAGTATTGCTTCATCACTCAAACAAACTCGGCTGAGGATCATTTCATCCTCGGAAATTCGTTCCATCATGTTAACTGCAAATCTTTTCGTCTTAGTTTAGCATTTGGCTCGaatgcctgtatgagttgcactttatataatcgcaagttcttgtgtaggactttgtgcactgttcaacgtggtagctgtaagtgtctggcagaaGTATGGATGGATGTTGTAGGAGAATGATCAAAGGTTGTCTTAcatgatcgatgttttcctcagatgaaCTTGGCCGTCCActctccctttatccaacactgtccctgatTCATAAAtatcttgtgccatgcacgaattgatgGACGTGACAGTGGATCTCTTCCTTACTTAGTTCTGTTGTTTTGCCGAGTCTGTGTATCCGATTTTGTTCcagtaaaccatgacacacattgtgccttttcttgatgAGTAGCCATTGTAGGAGTTCATTTAGCAGTGCCTCTTTCAttaacagggtacctgaaatacacaaatgcaaagtgattaaaaactttgataactgctgagtacacaGAACGAATCTGATTAAGagatctcatcaatggcttttgtaatatattttttaaattgaaaagagGCTTTATGGACTccctgtatatatctatatatacacatacatataaatatacatgtatatatacatatatacatatacatacaatatattgtatataaatatatataatatatatatatattatatatatatacagtatatatataatttttgtttataattcatgTTAAATACAGAGGCATGACTGGAACGATGTGaatgagtatgtatatacatttaccaaTATGTTCTATAGACATAATTTACCATTCTTTCTATGAGTTTATTAACATCTTATGTAATATCCTTTACCACAGGTAGTAACACTTAAGTATGCGCTTGTCGCTGGTCGAATGGCAATAACAGTAAGAACAATCATCGCCGGAAGCCAAAAATTCCACTTGTCCTACAATGAATTCGACCTTCAGGGGTATGGCATCGCCTGCCCAAGTGGATCGCCTTACAAGAATCTTTTCGAGGAACAGtaagtttgatctctctctctctctctctctctctctctctctctctctctgtctctctctgtacacacacacacacacacacacacacacacacatatatatatatatatatatatatatatatatatatatatatatatatatatatatatatatatatatatatatatatataatatatatgtgtgtgtgtgtgtgtgtatctttaccTCTGGGAAAATGCAATAGTGTGTAAATCCTGGGGAGGGTTTACACTCTATAGCTACATTTTCCCTGTGGCAAAGTTGAACATATAGATTACAGGTCagtgtaattatatgtatatacatatatatatagatatatatatatatatatatatatatatatatatatatatatatatatatatatattatattatattatattatatactgtacatattattcagtagatggaacctatacatatggaacaagcccaccaaagggccactgacttgaaattcaagcttccaaagaatatcaaggtgttcattaggaagaagtaagaggaagtaaagggaaatgcagaaagaagagataccacttataaaaaaataataaatagataaacagataaaaatatatcaatatgctgaagttccaattgcacatatatatatatatatatatatatatatatatatatatatatatatatatatatatatatatatatatatatatatatatatatatatatatatacatacatttatattatataacactcatatatatatgtgtgtgtgtgtgtgtgtatgcattaaatGTGTAGTACACGCGACTTAAGAAAAAGCAGAAGGGTCAAGAATATGGAGATATAGGTAGAAGTGTTAAAAAGGTTAGTGTAAGTAAATGGATAGGTCAGAATTTTTTAGGTGGTTCAGTCATGCAGGAAGAATGAAGATGACAGGTCTGTGGAAAGAGTTTAATCCAGAAGTGTTAGGAgcgaggaggagaggaggaagtgaTCTAGAAGGTTTGGTGGGTAGAGGGAGCGAACAAGGTTTTGAAAGGAGACTCTTGAACATCCAGGAAGGACGATAGTTCTTGCAACATAAGGTTCAATGGGGCAGAAAAAGTAGGGGTTTGACGCACTAGTGATGAACCTTCTCTGTAGCTGTACGTAGTGGCTGATGTTGCGATTGCTTTTGTCGCAGCTGATAACTAGCTGAAAATCTCATGCCAGAAGCACAGAAATTCGTCGTGATGTTGAATACTTGTGTTTTTCGCAAATGGTGCAAAATTACTATCCTCTACTTGAAGTGAAGTTTTCAAATTACATAGACAGCTAACTGTGTTGACAGACCTTGTGGCCTCAGAACTAAAGATTCCTCAACTGTTTCCAAAACAATTTTACTATCTGAATATATTGAAAACTATGCTGCAGTGGGAAGCTCTACTTAAAAGGTGAATATCTATGTATTCACAGAATAATATGGCTGCTGTCAACCGGTCTGGTACAGAAGTTCACCAGAATAGAGCTCATGAAGTTCAAGAGCCCACGAGAGCCCAGTGAAGAGGTCAACGAGGCATTTACCATCGAGCACCTTCAGGCTGGATTCTACCTTCTCATTGTGGGTTACTCAATTGCTGCTGGAACTTTCATAGTAGAGATACTTTACAGACGGTATCTGGGAAGTCTTCTAAAGAAGACTCAGAccaaaaaaatgtacttttctaGCTATTGCACATACCATATATCTCAGGGTTTTCattctataatgtatatatgaaggcTTGAGAGATAAGACTTGTGGTGCTTAGAacattatttattcttcttctggGTAGCGTGCATATACAAAACAGTAACAGTGCTAGCATACAGAAACAGTAGACACACAGCTAGCGTACAATTATATGACATCCTTCTCTTTATCAAAAGCATAAATCATGGCAATAAGTGTGTACACAAACTTTACGTATATGCAACTTTGACTAATCTTGTAACATCATCAATAAAACAACTTCTTATCAAGGCACTTCAGTATCATGCTAAATATGGAAAATGGACCAAACATTTATTTGTTCAACACTCTTCGATTAATCTACAAGGCTTCTTAACATTACGTGTTGATTTACGAGTTACAAAAGTGACTTCAACAGGAACATTGTTTTTAGAATGCGaaacatttgtttaattttcagcAGTAACCTTATGAGTCTTAGAGTCAACATCTTTTGAACATTCTTTAACAGGATGAAATTCAGATGCATTATCATCACAAAATGATAATTTAGTACCAGCATCTGGACTTACTTCTTGAATGAAACGTCTATTTCTCTGACTCTACTACCATTTGATAATTCTATTACATAAGATCTAGGTTCAACACATTTTTCTGTAATTGTTCTGGTACGCAAGACtgattatcagttttctgtactacACAACTTCATACCTGGAAACAGTTCTGGGGTTTCATTACTTACATGTTAGTTATAATAGTGGGCAATTTGATTACTCTTGTTTACAAAAGTTTCTTTATCTTCAAACATACAtaacttataataattttttgatggCGAATTAGAACATATTCTTCTCCCATATAACAATTCAGCAGGACTGGGTATCCTGTTCTCAATAGGCACAACAAAGCCATCTGAGGGCCATTTCAGACTGCTTTGCTTTTTCAAGCACTGATTTTACCACTCCAACCATTCTTTCAGCAAATCCACTGCTTTGTGGGTAATGTGGACTGCTTGTTATATGTTAAAATTCCCAAGTCATtgcaaaatttctaaatttaGCAGCACTGTATTATGGTCCATTATCACTATACAGGCGCTTTGAGTATCCCATGAATAGCAAACAtatctttacaaaatttaattaccTCGTTACAAGATGTAGATTTTAATCCACGAACAAAGGGCATCTTACTGTAATGATCAACTAACAATATATATGAGTGACCATCTAATTCAAATAGATCACTAGACAAGGTTTCCAATGGTTGAGAAGGTAACTCATGTGAAAGCATAGGTTCCTTCTTATTACTCTTGGAATTTTGTAAACATACAACACAGTCTTGAACATATTTCTCAATATCAGTCATCATGTTAGACAAGTAAATACAATCCTTAGCTCCTAAGCTAAGATTTTGTTACAACTAAATGACCAGCATGCACACGATCCAAGTATtcctttctgaaattttcagggataaCTAATCTGTGTCCATTGTATATCAAACCATCTTCAATTGACAGATAATCTCTCAGTGACCAATAGGAACGAATTAGTTTTTGGAACAGACTTAGCCTTGGCAGACCAACCATCTATGATTTGTTCATATAAACCAGATAAGACAACATCTTGCTGACTTGCCAATCTCAACTTATTTACCTGACCAAATGAAATTTGAACTATGTGAATTGTTTGCTCTAGTTCTATACTAGGACCGGTAGTTGGTTGTACACAGAGATAAGTAATCAGCATAAATAATTTCTGTACCTTTGCGGTATACAATACCCACATCATATGGCTGAATCCTCAACAGCATTCTTTGTAACCTGGAGGAGATAAACTTAATGGCTTCAAATAATATTCTCTAGGGTTTATGGTCACTATAAACATTTTAGAGATTTACCATACACAATGTATGAAATTTCTCTAATCCAAAACAACAGCTAGCAATTCCCTTTCCATATTAGCATATCTAGACTCAGTAAGAGTTAATGCTTTAGATGCAAAAGCTATTGGCTTTCTACCCCGAATTAATGCTGCCCTAAGCCAGTCACTGAGGCATCAACCTCTATTTCAGCAGGCATATTTGGGTTAGAGTAAGTTAATGTCAAATTACTATGAATTGtgtctttcaaaacattaaatgcTTGTTGGTGTTCACTTTCCCAACACCAGTCAGAATCCTGTTTTAACAGTTGTCTTAAAAACACTAGTCTTGTCTGACAAATGTGGCCTAAAACGACCTAAGTACTGAACAAGACCTAGAAAGCTTTGTAGTTCTGCTTTACTTTTAGGAGGAGGGGGCGGCTGCAAATGTCATCACACTTTTGGAATCAGGTTTCATACCATCACATGACTATATTCATCCACAAAATTCAATAGTGTCTTTCAGAATTTCACATTTCTCATCGAAATACTAAGCCATACTCCTGTGGAACTCTCATAAGTCTGTGTAAGGCATCAGTATGTTCCTCAATAGTTTTGCCATATACAATAACATTATCTGCAATACCTATTACCCTTTTCCAACCATACATAAAATTTCATCCATATACTTTTGGGAAATATCTTGCAATACACTTGAACCAAAAGGTAATCTACAAAATCTGTATTTACCAACAGGACTATTGAAAGTACACAATTTGCTACTTTCATCATCTCATACTATACTCAATAACCATGTTTGGCATCTAACTTAGAAAATATAGTAACACCAGCAGGTTTATGACATTTCCTCAATAGCAGGAATTTTATGGCAGGCTCTTTTAATAAACAACTTAGATTTCTAGGATCTAGACATATTCTAAGCTCACCAGAAGCTTTTCTGGAAAAAGCAAGAGAACTTATCCAGTCACATGAGCTATCATCAGGACATTTAGTTATGACTCCTAATTTCTCCACTTCATTCAGTTTGttataaatttcatcttttaacTGTATGGGGTACTTACAAGGAAG of the Macrobrachium rosenbergii isolate ZJJX-2024 chromosome 49, ASM4041242v1, whole genome shotgun sequence genome contains:
- the LOC136832003 gene encoding glutamate receptor-like, producing MCGGGVLDDGRVTGIVGVVHRHESHLAINELTISASREKAVDFTTPYFLETTAIVTAAPAKFLNPRAVFAPFTFPVWCLLAVSTLLMGFIVRLFAWAQRRLMAGDSEEDLSVSEITFNIFRSWVIQGCLIDPRSWCARSLFYSWFFFSLIVWSLYSGTFISVLTFPIYEKPVDSVQDLLDAMRHRGTKLMLGCGGHHENLFNQKAEQKTYQDIWALFDRGVGCIKSWDEGLKKVCQSERHLRNISVVKYLPLSNCSSLVT